One genomic segment of Vicingaceae bacterium includes these proteins:
- the korA gene encoding 2-oxoglutarate ferredoxin oxidoreductase subunit alpha, protein MKTTTLKDDIVVLFAGDSGDGMQLIGELLGYTSALSGNDISTFPNYPAEIRAPQGTLHGVSGFQIRLADHYIFTPGDEADILVAMNPAALKTNVRKLKPGGVIILNINSFDKKNLALAGYEIDPVEELSKQFKVFPIEITKIIRDQGKDSGLGTKQIDRSKNMFALGLVLWLLNKTTEQTATFIKRKFSDKPELLQLNLKALEAGYNYGETAELIISRTNVEKASLPSGTYRSITGNQGLALGLITSAHLAGTQLFYASYPITPASDILHELSKHKQLNVLTFQAEDEIAAISAAIGASFAGSLGVTATSGPGMDLKSEALGLAVMLELPLVVCDIQRGGPSTGLPTKTEQSDLLFAMFGRHGEAPLPVLAVSRPADCFETAIEACRLAIEFMTPVILLSDAYIANALEPWKIPDIDKIHSIEKTVLQENERHFAPYRRNEKGAREWAVPGVPGKEHRIGGLEKEDLTGNISYDPENHQHMVLTRKKKIENIAQYIPLQKVDSGSESGKMAIVGWGSTYGSIKTACEQLRNEGVEVSHIHLRYLNPFPSNLLQLLNGFEKILIPELNTGQLAFLLESHLKKPVEKLNKVKGVPFTVKEIKDKVLSIIR, encoded by the coding sequence ATGAAAACCACTACATTAAAAGACGATATAGTCGTGCTTTTTGCCGGAGATTCCGGCGACGGCATGCAATTGATAGGAGAATTGCTTGGTTATACTTCTGCTTTGAGTGGGAATGATATCAGCACGTTTCCTAATTATCCGGCAGAAATAAGAGCTCCGCAAGGAACATTGCACGGTGTTTCGGGCTTTCAAATCAGGTTGGCCGATCATTATATTTTTACACCCGGCGACGAAGCGGATATTTTGGTTGCCATGAACCCTGCGGCATTAAAAACCAATGTCAGAAAATTGAAACCCGGAGGCGTAATTATATTAAACATCAACTCTTTTGACAAAAAAAATCTCGCTTTGGCCGGTTATGAAATAGATCCCGTAGAAGAACTATCCAAACAATTTAAAGTATTTCCCATTGAAATTACCAAAATCATCAGGGATCAGGGAAAAGATTCCGGACTTGGCACCAAACAAATTGACCGTAGCAAAAATATGTTTGCATTAGGGCTGGTGCTTTGGTTATTAAATAAAACCACCGAACAAACAGCCACATTTATCAAAAGAAAATTCTCGGACAAGCCCGAACTACTTCAACTGAATCTTAAAGCCCTTGAGGCAGGTTATAATTACGGAGAGACAGCCGAATTGATTATAAGCAGAACGAATGTAGAAAAAGCATCCCTTCCGTCGGGAACATACAGAAGTATCACCGGCAACCAGGGATTGGCCCTTGGGTTGATTACATCGGCACATTTGGCCGGAACCCAATTGTTTTATGCATCATATCCCATTACGCCGGCCTCGGATATATTGCATGAACTTTCCAAACACAAACAATTGAATGTTCTTACATTTCAGGCCGAAGATGAAATAGCCGCCATATCTGCAGCTATAGGTGCATCCTTTGCCGGGAGTTTAGGAGTAACCGCCACATCGGGTCCCGGAATGGATCTGAAATCCGAAGCACTGGGCCTGGCGGTGATGCTTGAGCTTCCCTTGGTGGTTTGTGACATTCAGCGGGGAGGACCTTCCACCGGTTTGCCTACCAAAACAGAACAATCGGATCTTTTATTTGCCATGTTCGGCCGGCACGGAGAAGCACCTCTCCCTGTTTTGGCAGTATCAAGACCTGCCGATTGCTTTGAAACAGCCATAGAAGCATGCCGTTTGGCCATAGAATTTATGACACCGGTGATTTTATTGTCGGATGCATACATAGCAAATGCTCTTGAACCTTGGAAAATACCGGATATAGATAAAATACACAGCATAGAAAAAACTGTTTTGCAAGAAAATGAACGGCATTTTGCGCCATATCGTAGAAATGAAAAAGGGGCAAGGGAATGGGCCGTTCCGGGGGTGCCCGGTAAAGAACACAGAATCGGAGGATTGGAAAAAGAGGATCTCACAGGCAACATTTCTTATGACCCGGAGAATCATCAACACATGGTTTTGACGCGCAAGAAAAAAATAGAAAATATCGCTCAATATATCCCCCTGCAAAAAGTGGATAGTGGGTCCGAATCCGGAAAAATGGCCATTGTGGGCTGGGGGTCGACATACGGCAGTATAAAAACAGCTTGCGAACAATTAAGGAACGAAGGTGTTGAGGTTTCGCATATCCATTTGCGTTATTTAAATCCATTTCCATCCAATTTGCTGCAACTGTTGAACGGATTCGAAAAAATTTTGATCCCCGAATTGAATACCGGACAGCTGGCGTTTCTATTGGAATCGCATTTGAAAAAACCGGTTGAGAAATTAAATAAAGTGAAAGGCGTGCCTTTTACGGTTAAAGAAATCAAAGATAAAGTGTTAAGCATTATACGATGA
- the paaE gene encoding phenylacetic acid degradation protein: MEFYQLKVKQVKKETPEAVSLFFEVPENLKEKFGYLPGQYVTIKAKIGGEEIRRSYSINTSPYTDQDISVTAKKIANGKMSTYLNEQVQAGDLLEVSSPLGNFTPELDPHRSVTYLCIAAGSGITPIMSIIKSALYVEKQSKILLIYGNRNKENTIFYNELSALQKENPGRFKIHFVFSREKGQSPNHEGRIDPAKVDYFLETEGIDLSQTEAFICGPFEMTENIKQHLSKKLDKKQIHTELFYSKPLPSGAHPEVVPNGESEVVVILDDMETTIKMPKKGISILDAAMEAGLDVPFSCKGAVCCTCKAKVLEGNVVMEQNYALTDDEVDQGFVLTCQSHPVSDRVKISYDDLF, from the coding sequence ATGGAATTTTATCAATTGAAAGTTAAACAGGTGAAGAAAGAAACACCCGAAGCGGTGTCATTGTTTTTTGAAGTGCCCGAAAATCTCAAAGAAAAGTTTGGTTACTTGCCGGGACAATATGTTACCATCAAAGCCAAAATTGGAGGAGAAGAAATCAGAAGGTCTTATTCCATCAATACATCCCCTTATACCGACCAAGACATCAGTGTGACTGCCAAGAAAATAGCCAATGGGAAAATGTCAACCTATCTCAACGAACAAGTTCAGGCGGGGGATTTACTTGAAGTTTCATCGCCGCTAGGAAACTTTACGCCCGAATTAGACCCTCATCGGTCCGTAACTTACCTTTGTATTGCTGCAGGCAGTGGTATCACACCGATAATGTCAATCATTAAATCTGCCTTGTATGTGGAGAAGCAATCAAAAATATTGTTGATTTATGGGAACCGCAATAAAGAAAATACGATTTTTTACAACGAATTAAGCGCATTGCAAAAAGAAAATCCCGGAAGATTCAAAATACATTTTGTGTTTTCAAGGGAAAAAGGGCAATCCCCTAATCATGAAGGAAGAATCGATCCGGCGAAAGTCGATTATTTCCTGGAAACAGAGGGTATCGACCTTTCTCAAACAGAAGCATTTATTTGCGGACCTTTTGAGATGACCGAAAACATCAAGCAACATTTAAGCAAGAAACTAGACAAAAAACAAATACACACCGAATTGTTTTATTCAAAGCCACTGCCTTCCGGAGCCCATCCTGAAGTTGTGCCAAACGGAGAATCGGAAGTGGTGGTGATATTGGACGATATGGAAACTACCATTAAAATGCCCAAAAAAGGTATATCCATTTTGGATGCTGCCATGGAAGCCGGTTTGGATGTGCCTTTTTCGTGCAAAGGAGCTGTTTGTTGCACGTGTAAAGCAAAAGTGCTGGAGGGCAATGTGGTCATGGAACAAAACTATGCACTGACAGATGATGAGGTGGATCAGGGTTTTGTGCTGACATGCCAATCGCATCCGGTGAGCGACAGGGTGAAAATATCTTACGATGATTTGTTTTGA
- a CDS encoding 2-oxoglutarate ferredoxin oxidoreductase subunit beta, whose translation MTQEDITTKNATIQPKDFASDQDVRWCPGCGDYSILKQTQTILAEIGIPRENIVFVSGIGCSSRFPYYLNTYGMHTIHGRAPAIATGIKLARPELSVWIITGDGDALSIGGNHLIHILRRNVNIPILLFNNEIYGLTKGQYSPTSKEGMVSKSTPYGSLDHPFNPVLLAMGAEATFVARTMDRDPAHLREILKAGHLHKGSAFIEIYQNCNVFNDGAFEIFTEKDTKPLYTLFLEEKQPLVFGKNREWGIRLDGYKPQIVSLQDSGFGLDDLWIHDSRDRYKAQILATFFDDPRKENALPRPFGIIYQSQRPCYEDLVYQQIENVKGKNTKSLKEIIFGTATWEVH comes from the coding sequence ATGACACAAGAAGACATTACAACAAAAAATGCCACTATACAGCCCAAAGATTTTGCATCTGATCAAGATGTAAGATGGTGTCCGGGTTGCGGAGATTATTCCATATTGAAGCAAACTCAAACTATTTTGGCAGAAATTGGAATACCGAGAGAGAACATTGTTTTTGTTTCCGGTATTGGTTGCAGTTCAAGATTCCCTTATTATCTCAATACTTATGGAATGCATACCATACATGGCAGGGCTCCGGCCATTGCCACGGGAATCAAGCTTGCACGTCCCGAACTTTCTGTTTGGATCATCACCGGCGACGGAGATGCTTTGAGTATCGGAGGCAATCATTTGATCCATATTTTGAGAAGAAACGTAAATATACCCATTCTGTTATTTAACAATGAAATATACGGGCTTACAAAAGGTCAATATTCACCAACATCCAAAGAAGGCATGGTAAGTAAGTCAACCCCCTATGGCAGTCTGGATCATCCGTTCAACCCGGTTTTGCTTGCCATGGGCGCTGAAGCAACTTTTGTAGCAAGGACCATGGATCGGGATCCGGCCCATTTGCGTGAAATTCTCAAAGCCGGACATCTGCACAAAGGATCGGCATTTATAGAAATTTACCAAAATTGCAATGTTTTCAATGATGGGGCATTTGAGATTTTTACCGAAAAAGACACCAAACCCTTGTACACATTATTTTTGGAAGAAAAACAACCCTTGGTGTTTGGAAAAAACCGTGAATGGGGGATTCGCCTGGATGGTTATAAACCACAAATAGTATCATTGCAAGATTCCGGATTTGGGCTTGATGATCTTTGGATTCATGATAGCCGCGACAGGTATAAAGCTCAAATTTTGGCTACTTTTTTTGATGATCCGCGCAAAGAAAATGCTCTCCCAAGACCGTTCGGAATTATCTATCAAAGCCAACGCCCTTGTTATGAAGATTTGGTCTATCAACAAATAGAAAATGTAAAAGGTAAGAACACCAAATCTTTGAAAGAAATTATTTTCGGCACTGCAACCTGGGAAGTTCACTAA
- the porX gene encoding two-component system response regulator: MQAKILWADDEIDLLRPHIKFLNEKGYSVVPVKSGDEALQKLKEEKFDLIFLDENMPGISGISSLQIIKENYPSLPVIMITKSEEESLMEQAIGGKISDFIIKPVSPLQILPVIKKHLEKKRIMAEQSLASYRRQFMEISMQLSPRLDWDEWQDIYKKLVYFELDIEESGLDEMKEIFYAQKNEANNVFCRWVQNNYLQWINDPDDSTPVLSHTLFRKKIMPLLPEDRPLFLIIIDNLRYDQWKVLEQEVGQYYWTEQEDLYCSILPTTTQYARNALFAGLMPSEIEKIYPDIWVNDDDDAGKNMHEPELFKSQLKRYGIDPRIAYYKVLNHKFGEKTVSEVPNMMNNRINVIIFNFIDMLSHAGTDTQIVKELAKDASSYRSVVKSWFLNSPLKSLLISLKNYNVPIVITTDHGSVQIKHPVQIIGDKNVNTNLRYKQGKTLTYDEKEVYTIDKPEKAHLPKIHINQKFVFALNHDYFVYPNNYNHFVKYYQDTFQHGGISMEEMIIPIIYLEPKN; the protein is encoded by the coding sequence ATGCAGGCAAAAATTTTATGGGCAGATGACGAAATTGATCTTTTACGCCCTCACATCAAATTTCTGAATGAAAAGGGCTATAGCGTTGTTCCCGTCAAAAGTGGTGACGAAGCGTTGCAAAAGCTAAAAGAAGAAAAATTCGATCTGATTTTTCTTGATGAAAACATGCCGGGCATTTCCGGGATCTCTTCACTGCAAATCATTAAGGAAAATTATCCCTCACTGCCGGTTATCATGATAACCAAAAGCGAAGAAGAAAGTTTGATGGAACAAGCCATCGGTGGCAAGATATCCGATTTTATCATTAAACCTGTCAGTCCCCTGCAAATTCTTCCGGTCATCAAAAAACACCTTGAAAAAAAACGTATCATGGCCGAACAATCCCTGGCTTCTTACCGCCGGCAATTTATGGAAATTTCCATGCAACTCTCCCCACGTCTCGATTGGGACGAATGGCAAGACATCTACAAAAAACTCGTGTATTTTGAATTGGACATCGAAGAAAGCGGCCTCGACGAAATGAAAGAAATTTTTTATGCCCAAAAAAATGAAGCCAACAACGTTTTTTGCCGTTGGGTACAAAACAATTACCTTCAATGGATTAACGACCCCGATGATTCCACTCCCGTGCTTTCACACACTCTCTTTAGAAAAAAAATAATGCCTCTTTTGCCCGAAGACCGCCCGCTTTTTCTTATTATCATCGATAACTTGCGTTATGATCAATGGAAAGTGCTCGAACAAGAAGTCGGCCAATACTACTGGACCGAACAAGAAGACCTCTACTGCAGCATCCTACCCACAACCACCCAATATGCCCGCAATGCCCTTTTTGCCGGGCTTATGCCTTCCGAAATCGAAAAAATTTACCCTGACATTTGGGTCAATGACGATGATGATGCAGGCAAAAATATGCACGAACCCGAACTCTTTAAATCACAACTCAAACGTTATGGCATCGACCCCCGTATTGCTTACTACAAAGTGCTCAACCATAAATTTGGAGAAAAAACCGTATCGGAAGTTCCCAATATGATGAACAACCGCATCAATGTGATCATTTTCAACTTCATCGATATGTTATCCCACGCCGGCACCGATACTCAAATTGTTAAGGAACTTGCCAAAGATGCCTCTTCCTATCGATCGGTCGTTAAAAGCTGGTTTCTTAACTCGCCTCTCAAATCTTTGTTGATCTCGCTCAAAAACTACAATGTCCCCATCGTCATCACCACCGACCATGGTTCTGTTCAAATAAAACATCCGGTGCAAATCATCGGCGACAAAAATGTCAACACCAACCTTCGTTACAAACAAGGCAAAACCCTTACATACGACGAAAAAGAAGTTTATACTATCGACAAACCCGAAAAAGCTCATTTGCCAAAAATTCACATCAACCAAAAATTTGTCTTTGCCCTCAATCATGATTATTTTGTCTATCCCAACAACTACAACCATTTTGTCAAATACTACCAAGACACTTTCCAACACGGAGGCATTTCCATGGAAGAAATGATTATTCCCATCATTTACCTCGAGCCCAAAAACTAA
- a CDS encoding radical SAM protein — protein MGTIVQNIKRTWNFILLLLSYYFSKFLKTPILLGSKPFAMSIEPTTACNLGCPECPSGLKSFTRPTGNIDLKKLDEWASQVKNHVWWVNVYFQGEPFIHKQFIEMTRLLKKHGLFVNTSSNMHFVTEKNAEAIVLSGLDRIVISIDGATQETYEAYRKNGKLEKVIQGTRALVNARKKLKRKKPALIFQFLVTSANEHEMEDIKKLAKDLGVDRLNFKTLQVYGFENGHPLLPKNLKYSRYKPGPDGRWVLKNPLHNECWRMWTSCVVTWDGRVVPCCFDKDAKYQLGQLTGNTFAEIWNGEKYRQFRNQILRNRKSIDICRNCSEGSQVWG, from the coding sequence ATGGGAACCATTGTGCAAAACATTAAGCGAACGTGGAATTTTATTTTGTTGCTGTTGTCATATTATTTTTCAAAATTTCTAAAAACCCCTATTCTGTTGGGCAGCAAGCCATTTGCCATGAGCATAGAGCCAACCACGGCTTGCAATCTGGGTTGTCCCGAATGCCCCAGTGGGTTGAAATCTTTCACCCGGCCGACCGGCAATATTGATTTGAAAAAACTTGACGAATGGGCTTCCCAGGTGAAGAATCATGTGTGGTGGGTAAATGTGTATTTTCAGGGAGAACCTTTCATACACAAACAGTTTATTGAAATGACCCGATTGCTAAAGAAACACGGGCTATTTGTAAACACTTCATCTAATATGCATTTTGTCACGGAAAAGAATGCCGAAGCCATTGTGTTAAGCGGACTTGACAGAATTGTCATTTCGATCGACGGGGCTACTCAAGAAACTTATGAAGCATACCGTAAGAATGGAAAGTTGGAAAAAGTGATACAAGGTACCCGGGCATTGGTAAATGCCAGAAAGAAATTGAAAAGAAAAAAACCGGCATTGATTTTTCAGTTTTTGGTGACATCGGCCAATGAACATGAGATGGAAGATATAAAAAAATTGGCAAAGGATCTGGGGGTGGATCGGTTAAATTTTAAAACACTGCAGGTGTATGGTTTTGAAAATGGCCATCCATTGCTGCCCAAGAATTTGAAATACAGCAGATATAAACCCGGGCCGGATGGACGTTGGGTGTTGAAAAATCCATTACACAACGAATGTTGGCGAATGTGGACGAGTTGTGTGGTTACGTGGGACGGCCGCGTGGTGCCTTGTTGTTTTGACAAAGACGCAAAATATCAATTGGGACAACTGACCGGAAATACTTTTGCAGAAATATGGAATGGAGAAAAATATCGCCAATTTCGAAATCAAATTCTGAGAAACAGAAAAAGCATTGACATTTGTCGGAATTGCTCCGAAGGGTCGCAAGTGTGGGGATAA
- the ald gene encoding alanine dehydrogenase, which produces MKEKENLMKKLALGMMPQPEMLAVETKKGKLFIGIPKEISLQEKRIPLTPGDVKVLINNGHEIIVESGAGKGANYDDRDYSEAGARIAYSPEEVYKAHIILKIEPPSIEEIEKMQYNQFLISALQIAIQPKDYLKRLMQKKITAVAFDFITDDEGIFPIIRAMSEIAGTTAIHVAAELLSNINEGQGLMLGGISGIPPAEVVIIGAGTVGEYAARAALGVGASVKLFDNNIYKLRRLQNNIGQRVYTSVIQPSVLRQALTNADVAIGALRTEAGRSPIVVTEEMVKDMKAGAVIIDVSIDQGGCFETSEVTTHEHPTFRKYGVIHYCVPNLASRVARTSSTALSHVLTPILINLGENGGVEEGAKFNYGIRNGIYVYKGILTNRYLGEKFGLPYKDIDLLLAAIE; this is translated from the coding sequence ATGAAAGAAAAAGAAAATTTGATGAAAAAACTGGCGTTGGGCATGATGCCTCAACCCGAAATGTTGGCCGTAGAAACCAAAAAAGGAAAACTCTTTATCGGGATACCCAAAGAAATTTCTTTGCAAGAAAAAAGGATACCACTTACTCCGGGAGATGTCAAAGTATTGATAAACAATGGGCATGAAATCATTGTTGAATCCGGTGCCGGCAAAGGTGCCAATTACGACGACAGGGATTATTCCGAAGCAGGGGCACGCATTGCTTATTCTCCCGAGGAAGTTTACAAAGCCCATATCATCCTTAAAATTGAACCCCCTTCCATCGAAGAAATCGAAAAAATGCAATACAATCAGTTTCTTATCTCTGCCTTGCAAATTGCCATTCAACCCAAAGATTACCTCAAACGTCTGATGCAAAAAAAGATCACGGCTGTCGCTTTTGATTTTATCACCGACGACGAAGGCATTTTCCCCATCATCCGGGCTATGTCCGAAATTGCAGGCACCACGGCCATACATGTTGCTGCTGAGTTGCTCAGCAATATCAACGAGGGTCAGGGGCTCATGCTGGGGGGCATCTCCGGTATTCCCCCTGCAGAAGTAGTGATCATCGGTGCCGGCACTGTGGGAGAATATGCCGCAAGAGCAGCCCTGGGCGTTGGAGCTTCCGTGAAACTTTTCGACAACAATATTTACAAACTCCGCCGTTTACAAAACAATATAGGACAGCGTGTCTACACCTCTGTCATTCAACCTTCGGTGCTTCGCCAGGCCCTTACCAATGCCGATGTTGCCATTGGGGCACTGCGTACCGAAGCCGGTCGCAGTCCGATTGTCGTTACCGAAGAAATGGTCAAGGATATGAAAGCCGGTGCCGTCATCATCGACGTGAGCATAGACCAGGGCGGATGCTTCGAAACCAGCGAAGTGACGACCCACGAACATCCTACTTTCAGAAAATATGGTGTTATCCATTATTGTGTTCCCAACCTCGCCTCACGCGTGGCACGTACCTCGTCTACCGCTCTCAGCCATGTGCTCACTCCTATTCTCATCAACCTCGGCGAAAATGGTGGCGTGGAAGAAGGAGCCAAATTCAACTATGGTATCCGCAACGGCATCTATGTCTATAAAGGTATTTTGACCAATCGATATCTGGGAGAAAAATTTGGCCTGCCCTACAAAGATATTGACCTATTGTTGGCTGCAATCGAATGA
- the xynC gene encoding glucuronoxylanase XynC encodes MFFIRIEWVFSLFLIEILLIMKELRFMAVIIFVVFVIHSIKSQVVFQVDTSVKYQVVKGFGGSLKRHSKDLYTSSQSIITTIENLVFNELHINMIRVMCHPSIESVNDNGSATYLDTSQLDWSYYENTTKDIYAIQRAKTVSNGRIDYIIGSNNSAPAWQKANNNINWGDTILWYMYDEFTEYLSAFLRGMKHRYGITINAISPFNEPGIKTYYESLTSSKHQVKQIVKKLRQRLDGLENLGLLHHVDIISPDCIAVSDTTYVTPNIWFDIGDLSVKNTIYYVDSALNGLNNDVYTRNSYDILGTHNYFDENNTADWQTLKQISYNKPIWVTEAATFNSNDFSIYDAIKQAKWIHRSFTQANARVFMMHTLYEPVVNGKTSGLVAWDGNTVIVPKRYYGFKQFVNFIHPGYFRVEMTGNYPNLYGSAYLSDNADTLVVVIINDSPNDYTNVLVNVPKSSQKILHYATSDTMNLNCTKLNEINPPSGGQFNAPLLKHSINTFKLILDSPSGLTFKNYETDYIIYPNPVKEQFYIKNLIESTNYDLYDSSGKLIKSGIIYPAKPENINDIKPGMYYLKINGKKLGLLKIGN; translated from the coding sequence ATGTTCTTTATACGAATCGAATGGGTTTTTTCATTATTTTTGATAGAAATTTTATTAATAATGAAAGAGTTGCGTTTCATGGCGGTGATAATTTTTGTTGTCTTTGTTATACACTCCATAAAAAGTCAGGTGGTTTTTCAAGTGGATACTTCAGTTAAATATCAAGTTGTAAAAGGTTTTGGAGGGAGTTTAAAAAGGCACAGCAAGGATTTATACACATCATCGCAGAGTATAATTACCACAATAGAAAATTTGGTTTTTAATGAATTGCACATTAACATGATCAGAGTCATGTGTCATCCATCGATAGAGTCGGTGAATGATAATGGAAGCGCCACATATCTTGATACTTCACAATTGGATTGGAGCTATTACGAGAATACCACAAAAGACATTTATGCCATACAACGGGCAAAAACTGTGAGCAACGGAAGAATTGATTATATCATAGGCAGTAACAATTCCGCACCTGCATGGCAGAAGGCAAACAACAACATTAATTGGGGTGACACCATCCTTTGGTATATGTATGATGAATTTACGGAATATTTGTCGGCTTTTTTGAGAGGCATGAAACACAGATACGGCATAACAATAAATGCTATCAGCCCGTTTAACGAACCGGGTATAAAAACTTATTATGAATCATTGACTTCATCAAAACACCAGGTCAAGCAGATTGTGAAAAAATTGAGACAACGATTGGACGGTTTGGAGAATTTGGGGTTGCTTCATCATGTGGATATTATATCGCCTGATTGTATAGCCGTGAGCGACACAACTTATGTAACCCCCAATATTTGGTTTGATATTGGAGATTTATCTGTGAAAAACACCATTTATTATGTTGATTCTGCGTTAAATGGCCTGAATAATGATGTTTATACAAGAAATAGTTACGACATATTGGGTACTCATAATTATTTTGATGAAAACAATACAGCCGATTGGCAAACATTGAAGCAAATAAGTTACAATAAACCTATATGGGTGACAGAAGCAGCAACATTCAATTCCAATGATTTTAGCATTTATGATGCAATCAAACAAGCCAAATGGATACACAGAAGTTTTACACAAGCCAATGCCCGGGTGTTTATGATGCACACACTTTATGAACCCGTAGTGAATGGTAAAACTTCCGGTTTGGTTGCATGGGATGGAAACACTGTCATCGTGCCAAAGCGGTATTATGGCTTTAAACAATTTGTAAATTTTATACATCCGGGATATTTTAGAGTAGAAATGACGGGAAATTATCCAAATTTATATGGATCGGCATATTTGAGTGACAATGCAGATACTTTGGTAGTAGTTATCATCAATGATTCTCCCAATGATTATACTAATGTATTGGTCAATGTCCCAAAATCGAGTCAAAAGATACTCCATTATGCTACCTCCGACACAATGAATTTAAATTGCACAAAACTAAATGAGATTAACCCGCCATCAGGTGGGCAGTTTAATGCTCCATTGTTGAAGCACAGCATAAATACGTTTAAATTAATTCTTGATTCACCTTCCGGTTTGACATTTAAAAACTATGAAACAGATTATATCATCTATCCAAATCCTGTAAAAGAACAATTTTATATAAAAAACCTAATCGAGAGCACAAATTATGATCTTTATGACAGTTCAGGGAAGCTCATCAAATCCGGTATAATTTATCCTGCCAAACCGGAAAACATAAACGATATAAAACCCGGCATGTATTATTTAAAAATCAATGGCAAAAAATTGGGGTTATTAAAAATTGGAAATTAG
- a CDS encoding tRNA (adenosine(37)-N6)-threonylcarbamoyltransferase complex ATPase subunit type 1 TsaE, protein MQFIASNPQQLSEVARNILAAFPHQRIFLFFGEMGSGKTTLIKAFCRALGVTSSMSSPTFSIINVYDSASGDLYHLDLYRLKSPSELIDLGIEEIISKNNFIFVEWPELMMEIFPDLTAAEIHIFIQSDQQRMIIIRERP, encoded by the coding sequence TTGCAATTTATTGCTTCCAATCCGCAACAGTTATCCGAGGTGGCCCGGAATATCCTGGCAGCTTTTCCCCATCAACGCATTTTTCTTTTTTTTGGTGAAATGGGTTCAGGCAAAACCACACTTATCAAAGCTTTTTGCCGCGCCTTAGGGGTGACTTCCTCTATGTCGAGCCCCACTTTTTCCATTATCAATGTCTATGATTCTGCATCGGGAGATCTCTATCATCTCGACCTTTACAGGTTAAAATCCCCCTCCGAACTTATCGATTTGGGCATAGAAGAGATTATTTCAAAAAATAATTTTATTTTCGTCGAATGGCCTGAGTTGATGATGGAAATTTTTCCGGACTTGACAGCTGCGGAAATACATATTTTCATTCAATCGGACCAACAACGAATGATTATAATAAGAGAAAGACCATGA